One window of Cryobacterium arcticum genomic DNA carries:
- a CDS encoding o-succinylbenzoate synthase, whose translation MLPSLHDVLATARVVDLPLVTRFRGLTSREAVLIEGPAGWCEFSPFVEYDDEEAAAWLRAALEFGWQETPALLRDRVPVNATVPAIDADAVPALLARFPGCRTAKVKVADPGQTLAEDVERVRAVRRVLGPEGRIRVDANGLWNLDEAEHAIHALAEFDLEYVEQPCASIDELAEIRRRTDYLDLPIAADESVRKQADPLLVSRSGAADLLVVKVQPLGGIRAVLAIQAETGLPLIVSSALDTSVGISMGAFLAGALPELDYDCGLATASLLAADVTHDPLLPVGGSIPVRRVVPDADLLDTYAASAERRDWWLARITRVHALLAD comes from the coding sequence ATGCTCCCCTCACTGCACGACGTGCTCGCCACCGCCCGCGTGGTCGACCTCCCCCTCGTCACCCGTTTTCGCGGCCTCACGAGCCGGGAAGCCGTGCTGATCGAGGGCCCGGCCGGCTGGTGCGAGTTCTCCCCCTTCGTCGAGTACGACGACGAGGAGGCCGCCGCCTGGCTGCGGGCAGCACTGGAGTTCGGTTGGCAGGAGACCCCGGCGCTCTTGCGCGACCGGGTGCCAGTCAACGCGACGGTCCCGGCCATCGACGCGGACGCCGTCCCCGCCCTGTTGGCCCGCTTCCCCGGGTGCCGCACCGCCAAGGTGAAGGTCGCCGATCCCGGCCAGACCCTCGCCGAAGACGTGGAGCGTGTGCGCGCCGTGCGCCGGGTGCTCGGCCCGGAGGGACGCATCCGTGTCGACGCGAACGGGCTGTGGAACCTCGACGAAGCCGAACACGCCATTCACGCTTTGGCCGAGTTCGACCTCGAGTACGTGGAGCAGCCCTGCGCGTCGATCGACGAACTCGCCGAGATCCGCCGCCGCACCGACTACCTCGACCTGCCGATCGCGGCCGACGAGAGCGTGCGCAAGCAGGCCGATCCGCTCCTGGTGTCGCGCTCGGGAGCCGCGGACCTGCTCGTGGTCAAGGTGCAGCCGCTCGGCGGCATCCGTGCGGTGCTGGCCATTCAGGCCGAGACCGGCCTGCCCCTCATCGTCTCCAGCGCCCTCGACACCTCGGTGGGTATCTCCATGGGTGCGTTCCTGGCCGGGGCGTTGCCCGAGCTGGACTACGACTGCGGCCTGGCCACGGCGTCGTTGCTGGCCGCCGATGTCACCCACGACCCGCTGCTGCCGGTCGGTGGCAGCATCCCGGTTCGTCGCGTGGTGCCGGATGCCGACCTGCTGGACACCTATGCCGCGAGCGCCGAGCGCCGCGACTGGTGGCTCGCCCGGATCACCCGCGTGCACGCGCTCCTCGCCGACTGA
- a CDS encoding ATP-dependent DNA ligase, translating into MGKLTYDSSLTADFDDRVLAHLQVVIGAKLRRGEAFYFTWRDDPQGGDGRSTIWMHPSIPLAYKYFGGRSPSLNRDWIEALMLTANSSGGLQIVPEPHRLGSTSVVKDDS; encoded by the coding sequence ATGGGCAAGCTGACGTACGATTCGAGCCTCACGGCGGACTTCGATGATCGGGTCCTCGCCCATCTCCAGGTTGTGATCGGCGCGAAACTGCGCCGGGGCGAGGCCTTCTATTTCACGTGGCGTGATGACCCCCAGGGTGGTGACGGCCGGAGCACCATTTGGATGCATCCGAGCATTCCACTGGCCTACAAGTACTTTGGGGGTCGTTCGCCGAGCCTGAACCGTGACTGGATCGAGGCCCTGATGTTGACCGCGAATTCGTCCGGTGGCCTGCAGATCGTGCCCGAACCGCACCGACTCGGGTCCACTTCGGTAGTGAAGGATGACTCGTGA
- a CDS encoding sigma-70 family RNA polymerase sigma factor, with protein MTTIVHTPATSTTARTAATTTAPARTSAPTRQPAPTRPAAEPSEPSTGYTPSAAASASATSRYSRASTDAFGDYLRRIGKGPLLSAEDEVDLARKIEVGLFAEEKMSRAAADGVDLSAEFKRELTCLVFEGRRAKNHFIEANLRLVVSIAKHYSGRGVPIMDLVQDGNIGLVRAVEKYDFMTGFKFSTYATWWIRQAIHRGMADKSRMIRIPVHTAEKLNKIKRIRRDLTSTLDREPTLKEIAELSQIAVRDVSRLLQYDNEPISLHAPVGDGIGDIAELIIDDDLPQPDECATITLRAADITFYLDALPDRERSILTARFGLTGEEPRTLDQIAVIQGVTRERVRQIEKRALALLKVPRLERYLRD; from the coding sequence ATGACGACCATCGTCCACACACCCGCCACCTCAACGACCGCCCGGACCGCAGCCACCACTACGGCGCCCGCCCGCACGTCAGCGCCCACCCGTCAGCCGGCCCCCACGCGACCGGCCGCCGAGCCCAGCGAACCCAGCACCGGGTACACCCCCTCGGCCGCCGCCAGCGCCTCCGCCACCTCCCGGTACAGCCGGGCGTCGACGGATGCGTTCGGCGACTACCTGCGCCGCATCGGCAAGGGGCCCCTGCTCTCGGCCGAGGACGAGGTGGACCTCGCCCGCAAGATCGAGGTGGGCCTGTTCGCCGAAGAGAAGATGTCCCGCGCCGCCGCCGACGGGGTGGACCTGTCCGCCGAGTTCAAGCGGGAACTCACCTGCCTGGTCTTCGAGGGCAGACGCGCGAAGAACCACTTCATCGAGGCCAACCTGCGCCTGGTGGTGAGCATCGCCAAGCACTACTCCGGCCGCGGGGTCCCGATCATGGACCTCGTACAGGACGGCAACATCGGACTGGTCCGTGCCGTCGAGAAGTACGACTTCATGACCGGTTTCAAGTTCTCCACCTACGCCACCTGGTGGATCCGTCAGGCCATCCACCGTGGCATGGCCGACAAGTCGCGCATGATCCGCATTCCGGTGCACACCGCCGAGAAGCTCAACAAGATCAAGCGCATCCGCCGTGACCTCACCAGCACCCTCGATCGGGAACCCACGCTCAAGGAGATCGCGGAGCTCTCCCAGATCGCGGTGCGGGATGTCTCCCGGCTGCTGCAGTACGACAACGAGCCGATCTCTCTGCACGCCCCTGTCGGTGACGGCATCGGGGACATCGCGGAGCTGATCATCGACGACGACCTGCCGCAGCCCGACGAGTGCGCCACGATCACTCTGCGCGCGGCCGACATCACCTTCTACCTCGATGCTCTTCCGGACCGGGAGCGTTCCATCCTCACGGCCCGCTTCGGGCTCACCGGGGAGGAACCGCGCACCCTCGACCAGATAGCGGTCATCCAGGGGGTGACCCGTGAGCGTGTGCGTCAGATCGAAAAGCGCGCTTTGGCCCTCCTAAAGGTGCCACGACTCGAGAGGTATCTGAGGGACTAG
- a CDS encoding 1,4-dihydroxy-2-naphthoyl-CoA synthase gives MPELVSEIFDPSQWRSVDGFASLTDITYHHDITGRIARVAFNRPEVRNAFRPQTVDELYAALEDARTNPQIGVVLLTGNGPSPRDGGWAFCSGGDQRIRGRDGYKYAEGETATGIDKARGGRLHILEVQRLIRFMPKVVIAVIPGWAAGGGHSLHVVCDLSIASAEHGKFKQTDADVGSFDGGYGSAYFARQVGQKAAREVFFLAREYSAQRALEMGAINAVVPHAELENEALDWARTILTKSPTAIRMLKFAFNAVDDGMVGQQVFAGEATRLAYGTDEAVEGRDSFLQKREPDWSPYPWQF, from the coding sequence ATGCCCGAACTCGTTTCTGAGATCTTCGATCCTTCCCAGTGGCGTTCGGTGGACGGCTTCGCCTCCCTCACCGACATCACGTACCACCACGACATCACCGGACGCATCGCCCGGGTGGCCTTCAACCGGCCCGAGGTGCGGAACGCCTTCAGGCCGCAGACCGTCGACGAGCTCTACGCCGCACTGGAGGACGCCCGCACCAACCCGCAGATCGGCGTGGTGCTGCTCACCGGCAACGGCCCGAGCCCCCGCGACGGCGGCTGGGCGTTCTGCTCGGGCGGCGACCAGCGCATCCGTGGGCGGGACGGCTATAAGTACGCGGAGGGTGAGACCGCCACGGGCATCGACAAGGCCAGGGGTGGCCGCCTGCACATCCTCGAGGTGCAGCGCCTGATCCGGTTCATGCCCAAGGTCGTCATCGCCGTGATCCCGGGCTGGGCGGCCGGTGGCGGGCACTCGCTGCACGTGGTCTGCGACCTCAGCATTGCCAGCGCCGAGCACGGCAAGTTCAAGCAGACGGATGCCGACGTCGGCTCCTTCGACGGCGGCTACGGCAGCGCCTACTTCGCCCGCCAGGTGGGCCAGAAGGCCGCGCGCGAGGTGTTCTTCCTCGCCCGCGAGTACTCCGCCCAGCGCGCGCTCGAGATGGGAGCGATCAACGCCGTGGTGCCGCACGCCGAGTTGGAGAACGAGGCGCTGGACTGGGCGCGCACCATTCTGACCAAGTCGCCCACGGCCATCCGCATGCTCAAGTTCGCCTTCAACGCGGTCGACGACGGCATGGTCGGCCAGCAGGTCTTCGCCGGTGAGGCCACCCGACTCGCCTACGGCACCGACGAGGCCGTCGAGGGGCGGGACTCGTTCCTTCAGAAGCGCGAACCGGACTGGTCGCCGTACCCCTGGCAGTTCTAG
- a CDS encoding AMP-binding protein produces MVRDLRVVPVGDPLRFLAELRLALANDGPALLPVPAEPGAVASRGDLGRVPRNVSVVIETSGSTGRPKRVMLSTDALLASAAASGVHLGGDGQWLLALPAHYIAGVQVLVRSIAAGTEPVLLPPGHFDPAVFAAHAGRLTEPLRFTSLVPVQLARLLGAAPGDPALLTVLRRFTGILVGGQAVSAELIGRAEALGVRVVRTYGSSETAGGCVYDGAPIGNAVVRTVDGQLEISGSMLAEGYLADEDLTGERFVEHDGVRWYRTGDLGAVTPDGTVSVTGRADNVIISGGEKVSLDAVERLVRTLPGLTDACVVRAADAVWGEVPVVVVAAGLPAAAVNAAVVPELETVRGAVAAALGPAARPARLVTVPALPLLASGKPDRRALQARVGAAALDSGQAPTAD; encoded by the coding sequence ATCGTGAGAGACCTCCGCGTCGTACCCGTCGGCGACCCGCTGCGCTTTCTGGCCGAGTTGCGCCTGGCGCTCGCGAACGACGGCCCGGCGCTGCTGCCGGTGCCCGCTGAGCCCGGCGCGGTGGCGAGCCGCGGCGACCTGGGCCGCGTGCCGCGGAACGTGTCCGTGGTGATCGAGACCTCGGGGTCGACAGGGCGGCCGAAACGGGTCATGCTCAGCACTGACGCGCTCCTGGCCTCCGCGGCGGCATCGGGGGTGCACCTGGGCGGCGACGGCCAGTGGCTGCTGGCCCTGCCGGCGCACTACATCGCCGGGGTGCAGGTGCTCGTTCGGTCCATCGCCGCCGGAACCGAACCCGTACTGCTGCCCCCGGGCCACTTCGACCCCGCCGTCTTCGCCGCCCACGCCGGCCGGCTCACCGAGCCGCTGCGGTTCACCTCGCTGGTGCCCGTGCAGCTGGCCCGGTTGCTGGGTGCCGCGCCGGGCGACCCGGCGCTGCTGACCGTGCTGCGCCGGTTCACCGGCATCCTCGTGGGCGGCCAAGCGGTGTCGGCCGAGCTGATCGGCCGGGCCGAGGCCCTCGGGGTGCGGGTGGTGCGCACCTACGGCTCGTCCGAGACCGCCGGCGGCTGCGTGTACGACGGGGCGCCGATCGGCAACGCCGTGGTGCGCACCGTCGACGGGCAGCTGGAGATCAGCGGCTCGATGCTCGCGGAAGGCTACCTGGCCGACGAAGACCTCACCGGGGAGCGCTTCGTGGAACACGACGGGGTGCGCTGGTACCGCACCGGCGACCTGGGCGCGGTCACCCCGGACGGCACCGTGAGCGTGACCGGCCGGGCCGACAACGTGATCATCTCCGGCGGAGAGAAGGTGTCTCTCGACGCCGTCGAACGCCTGGTGCGCACCCTGCCGGGCCTCACCGACGCCTGCGTGGTGCGTGCAGCGGATGCGGTGTGGGGCGAGGTGCCGGTCGTCGTGGTGGCCGCCGGGCTGCCGGCTGCCGCCGTGAACGCTGCCGTCGTGCCGGAGCTCGAGACCGTGCGGGGCGCCGTGGCCGCGGCACTCGGCCCGGCGGCCCGACCGGCGCGCCTCGTGACGGTGCCGGCCCTTCCCCTGCTCGCCTCCGGAAAGCCCGACCGCCGGGCGTTGCAGGCACGCGTGGGAGCCGCCGCGCTGGACTCCGGGCAGGCTCCGACGGCGGACTGA
- a CDS encoding 1,4-dihydroxy-2-naphthoate polyprenyltransferase, with protein MTGAVRTGPATAGDWISGARLRTLPLAIAPVALGTGAAVVAAGNGEFHWVRALLALVVAVCLQIGVNYANDYSDGIRGTDNHRVGPARLTGGGAAKPRTVLTVALVFFGLAAVAGLVLVIVSQYWWLLAVGAAAIVAAWFYTGGKKPYGYLGLGELFVFVFFGLVATTGTTYVQVGTVNLESWLSAVAIGLIACAVLMVNNLRDIKPDKVAGKGTLAVWIGAKASRVVFCVFLLVPFAIAGFFALFYPLAWYTFFVLLLALPAALIVATATTAKELILALKLTSLAALLYGILLGLAFAL; from the coding sequence GTGACCGGTGCCGTGCGCACCGGCCCGGCCACGGCCGGCGACTGGATCTCCGGCGCTCGCCTGCGCACCCTGCCCCTGGCCATCGCCCCCGTGGCGCTGGGCACCGGCGCGGCCGTCGTGGCCGCCGGCAACGGCGAGTTCCACTGGGTGCGGGCCCTGCTCGCCCTGGTGGTGGCGGTGTGCCTGCAGATCGGCGTGAACTACGCGAACGACTACTCCGACGGTATCCGCGGCACCGACAACCACCGGGTCGGCCCGGCCCGGCTCACCGGCGGGGGAGCGGCCAAACCGCGCACCGTGCTCACCGTGGCCCTGGTCTTCTTCGGCCTGGCCGCCGTGGCCGGCCTCGTGCTCGTGATCGTGAGCCAGTACTGGTGGCTGCTGGCCGTGGGTGCGGCCGCGATCGTGGCGGCATGGTTCTACACCGGCGGCAAGAAGCCCTACGGGTACCTGGGCCTGGGCGAACTGTTCGTCTTCGTATTCTTCGGCCTCGTGGCCACCACCGGGACCACCTACGTGCAGGTGGGCACCGTCAACCTGGAGAGCTGGCTGAGCGCCGTCGCAATCGGGCTGATCGCCTGCGCTGTGCTGATGGTCAACAACCTGCGCGACATCAAGCCCGACAAGGTGGCCGGCAAAGGCACCCTCGCCGTGTGGATCGGCGCGAAGGCGTCTCGCGTGGTGTTCTGCGTGTTCCTGCTGGTGCCGTTCGCCATCGCCGGGTTCTTCGCCCTGTTCTACCCGCTGGCCTGGTACACCTTCTTCGTGCTGCTGCTGGCCCTGCCGGCCGCCCTCATCGTGGCCACGGCCACCACCGCGAAGGAACTGATCCTGGCGCTCAAGCTCACCAGCCTGGCCGCGCTGCTCTACGGCATCCTGCTCGGGCTGGCCTTCGCGCTCTAA
- a CDS encoding proline dehydrogenase family protein encodes MPRTPPPRPTLWSTMTDLAPRPHGEQTTGTPSGLFAAETIALVRRWLAEASGFPVDGSAAQLAGVLRDPQGLAFTVGFVDGVVRPEDLRVAARTLARIAPDVPAFLPAPMRAAVRLGGLTAPLLPGVVVPIARRVLRHMVGHLIIDATDARLGPAIAKIRGEGIRLNVNLLGEAVLGEGEAARRLAGTHRLLARDDVDYVSIKVSSTVAPHSHWAFDAAVAGIVEHLKPLFARAAAAPRPKFINLDMEEYKDLDLTIAVFTELLDRPEFASLEAGIVLQAYLPDALGAMIRLQEWAAARRARGGAGIKVRLVKGANLPMEQVEAEVHGWPLATWHTKQESDTNYKRVVDYALTPDRIRNVRLGVAGHNLFDIAWSWLLAGQRGVRDGIEYEMLLGMAQGQAEAVRRDVGSLLLYTPVVSPAEFDVAIAYLIRRLEEGASSDNFMSAVFELHDNEALFAREQARFLASLDALDTAVPAPHRVVDRYAAVPAPSADAFENTADTDPSVAANRDWALQILGRVPGSSLGVDTIEAARVTDAAALDAVLADTAAAASGWAALGASGRAAVLHRAGEALEARRGDLLEVMAAEAGKTIDQADPEVSEAVDFAHYYAGLARELEEVDGARFTPASITLVTPPWNFPVAIPAGSVLAALASGSAVVLKPAGPAERCGAVIADILWQAGVPRDVLRLVQVPEDSLGAHLIAHPTVDRVILTGAYETAELFRSFRPDLPLLAETSGKNAIIVTPSADLDLAVKDVVSSAFGHAGQKCSAASLVILVGSVATSRRFRTQLQDAVASLTVGYPENPATQMGPVIEPATGKLLDGLTVLGAGESWLLEPRRLDDSGRLWSPGLRDGVQAGSAFHLTEYFGPVLGIMTAATLEEAIDLANAVDYGLTTGLHALDPAEIGTWLNSIQAGNLYVNRGTTGAIVRRQPFGGWKKSAVGPGTKAGGPNYLVGLGSWTRVPATAGAAVTHPVVEAVLAAATPGLSTADAELLHRALRSDALAWAERFGGAADVSGLAAERNVFRYRTPAAPVAIRLAAGEPLVSLVRVVAAASLTGAPVTVSTALALPSALTDALAPALSAPLTVEDDDAWLAGAGQRGGGRLRLLGAPAGSAVHGALVEVTGGRPDLAVWAQPVTEAGRVELLPFLREQAVSITAHRFGTPNHLTDALL; translated from the coding sequence ATGCCGCGCACTCCCCCGCCGCGGCCGACCCTCTGGAGCACCATGACCGACCTCGCACCCCGGCCGCACGGCGAGCAGACGACCGGCACCCCGTCCGGCCTGTTCGCCGCCGAGACGATCGCGCTCGTGCGCCGCTGGCTGGCCGAGGCGTCCGGGTTCCCGGTGGACGGATCGGCCGCGCAGCTCGCCGGGGTGCTGCGCGATCCCCAAGGCCTCGCCTTCACGGTCGGCTTCGTCGACGGAGTCGTGCGCCCCGAAGACCTGCGGGTCGCCGCGCGCACGCTGGCCCGGATCGCACCAGACGTGCCCGCCTTCCTGCCCGCGCCGATGCGCGCCGCCGTGCGGCTCGGCGGCTTGACGGCACCGCTGCTGCCCGGGGTCGTCGTGCCGATCGCGCGGCGGGTACTGCGCCACATGGTGGGCCACCTCATCATCGATGCCACGGATGCCAGGCTCGGCCCGGCCATCGCCAAGATCCGCGGCGAGGGCATCCGGCTCAACGTCAACCTGCTCGGCGAGGCCGTGCTCGGTGAGGGCGAGGCCGCCCGCCGCCTGGCCGGCACGCACCGGCTGCTGGCCCGCGACGACGTGGACTACGTGTCGATCAAGGTCTCCTCCACCGTCGCGCCGCACAGCCACTGGGCGTTCGACGCCGCCGTGGCCGGCATCGTGGAGCACCTGAAGCCGCTCTTCGCCCGCGCGGCAGCGGCCCCGCGGCCCAAGTTCATCAACCTCGACATGGAGGAGTACAAGGACCTCGACCTCACCATCGCGGTCTTCACCGAACTGCTCGACCGGCCCGAATTCGCCTCGCTGGAGGCCGGCATCGTGCTGCAGGCCTACCTGCCCGACGCCCTCGGGGCCATGATCCGGCTGCAGGAGTGGGCGGCGGCCCGCCGGGCCCGCGGCGGCGCCGGTATCAAGGTGCGCCTGGTCAAGGGCGCCAACCTGCCGATGGAGCAGGTGGAGGCGGAGGTGCACGGCTGGCCTCTGGCCACCTGGCACACCAAGCAGGAATCGGACACCAACTACAAGCGGGTCGTGGACTACGCGCTCACCCCCGACCGTATCCGCAATGTGCGCCTGGGCGTGGCCGGCCACAACCTCTTCGACATCGCCTGGTCCTGGCTGCTGGCCGGTCAGCGCGGAGTGCGTGACGGCATCGAATACGAGATGCTGCTCGGCATGGCGCAGGGACAGGCCGAGGCCGTGCGCCGCGACGTCGGCAGCCTGCTGCTCTACACGCCGGTGGTCTCGCCCGCCGAGTTCGACGTGGCCATCGCCTACCTGATCCGCCGGCTCGAGGAGGGCGCGTCCAGCGACAACTTCATGTCGGCCGTGTTCGAACTGCACGACAACGAGGCGCTGTTCGCCCGCGAACAGGCGCGTTTCCTGGCATCCCTGGACGCGCTCGACACGGCCGTGCCCGCGCCGCACCGGGTCGTCGACCGCTACGCAGCCGTGCCGGCGCCGTCAGCGGACGCCTTCGAGAACACCGCAGACACCGATCCTTCCGTGGCCGCCAACCGCGACTGGGCGCTGCAGATCCTCGGCCGCGTGCCCGGCTCCAGCCTGGGCGTCGACACCATCGAGGCGGCCCGGGTGACGGATGCGGCGGCCCTGGATGCCGTGCTCGCCGATACCGCCGCCGCCGCGTCCGGTTGGGCCGCGCTCGGTGCCTCCGGCCGGGCAGCCGTGCTGCACCGCGCCGGCGAGGCCCTCGAGGCCCGCCGTGGCGACCTGCTCGAGGTGATGGCGGCCGAGGCCGGCAAGACCATCGACCAAGCCGACCCCGAGGTGTCGGAGGCCGTCGACTTCGCGCACTACTACGCTGGCCTCGCCCGGGAGCTCGAGGAGGTCGACGGTGCCCGGTTCACACCCGCGTCGATCACCCTGGTCACCCCGCCGTGGAACTTCCCCGTCGCCATCCCGGCCGGGTCGGTGCTCGCCGCCCTGGCGTCAGGCTCCGCCGTGGTGCTCAAGCCCGCCGGGCCGGCCGAACGCTGCGGTGCCGTGATCGCCGACATCCTCTGGCAGGCCGGCGTGCCGCGAGACGTGCTGCGCCTGGTCCAGGTACCCGAAGACAGCCTGGGCGCACATCTGATCGCGCACCCCACGGTCGACCGGGTGATCCTCACCGGCGCCTACGAGACCGCCGAGCTGTTCCGCAGCTTCCGCCCCGACCTGCCGCTGCTGGCCGAGACCAGCGGCAAGAACGCGATCATCGTCACGCCGAGCGCCGACCTCGACCTGGCCGTCAAGGACGTCGTCTCCTCGGCATTCGGGCACGCCGGCCAGAAGTGCTCGGCCGCATCCCTTGTCATCCTGGTGGGCTCCGTCGCCACGTCGCGCCGGTTCCGCACCCAGCTGCAGGATGCGGTCGCCTCGCTCACCGTGGGCTACCCGGAGAACCCGGCCACCCAGATGGGCCCGGTGATCGAACCCGCAACGGGCAAGCTGCTCGACGGGCTCACCGTGTTGGGCGCCGGGGAGAGCTGGCTGCTCGAGCCGCGCCGGCTCGATGATTCCGGCCGGCTGTGGAGCCCGGGCCTGCGCGACGGCGTGCAGGCCGGGTCGGCCTTCCACCTCACCGAGTACTTCGGCCCGGTCCTGGGCATCATGACCGCGGCCACCCTCGAGGAGGCGATCGACCTGGCCAACGCGGTCGACTACGGCCTCACCACCGGCCTGCACGCCCTCGACCCGGCCGAGATCGGCACCTGGCTGAACAGCATCCAGGCCGGCAACCTCTACGTGAACCGCGGCACCACCGGGGCCATCGTGCGCCGGCAGCCGTTCGGCGGCTGGAAGAAGTCGGCCGTGGGCCCTGGCACCAAGGCGGGAGGACCGAACTACCTCGTCGGCCTGGGCTCGTGGACCCGCGTCCCGGCCACCGCCGGCGCGGCCGTCACGCATCCGGTCGTCGAGGCCGTCCTCGCGGCGGCGACGCCTGGGCTGAGCACTGCCGACGCCGAGCTGCTGCACCGCGCGCTGCGGAGCGACGCCCTGGCCTGGGCAGAGCGCTTCGGCGGGGCGGCCGACGTGTCGGGTCTCGCCGCCGAACGCAACGTGTTCCGGTACCGGACGCCGGCGGCCCCCGTCGCCATCCGCCTGGCCGCCGGCGAACCTCTGGTGTCGCTGGTGCGGGTTGTGGCCGCGGCCTCGCTCACCGGCGCGCCCGTGACGGTGTCGACGGCCCTGGCCCTGCCGTCAGCGCTGACGGATGCTCTCGCGCCGGCCCTCAGCGCACCGCTCACGGTGGAAGACGACGACGCCTGGCTGGCCGGAGCGGGCCAGCGCGGCGGCGGGCGGCTCCGGCTGCTCGGCGCCCCGGCGGGCTCGGCGGTGCACGGCGCGCTGGTGGAGGTCACCGGCGGCCGGCCCGACCTGGCGGTCTGGGCTCAGCCGGTCACCGAGGCGGGCCGGGTGGAGCTGCTCCCGTTCCTGCGCGAGCAGGCTGTGAGCATCACGGCGCACCGGTTCGGCACCCCGAACCACCTCACCGACGCCCTACTCTGA
- a CDS encoding LysR substrate-binding domain-containing protein, which produces MLDVRRLILLRELSIRGTIAAVAEAMLLSPSAVSQQLSQLEKEAGAQLTRKAGRRLRLTPQGELLVASAGEVLDTLERAEAALRTSHTTVRGTVRVAVFQSAALALMPTALAMMTRQHPDVRVEMVQREPEQALHETWARDFDLVIAEQYPAHSTPWLPGLHRRELTTDAIHLALPATDAALWPVGTLAEAGRLPWVMEPRGTASRHFAEQLCRSAGFEPDVRFETADLQAQIRLIESGNAVGLMPDLVWTGRSNTCRLEPLPGDPRRTIFTAQREAGLEAPALRAFREMLAGAAELQAHSGREDPAGA; this is translated from the coding sequence ATGCTCGATGTGCGCCGCCTGATCCTGCTCCGCGAGCTGTCCATCCGCGGCACCATCGCCGCCGTCGCCGAGGCTATGCTGCTCAGCCCGTCCGCCGTGTCGCAGCAGCTCAGCCAGCTGGAGAAGGAGGCCGGGGCGCAGCTCACCCGCAAGGCCGGGCGCCGCCTGCGGCTCACCCCGCAGGGCGAGCTGCTGGTGGCATCAGCCGGCGAGGTGCTCGACACCCTGGAGCGGGCCGAGGCGGCGCTGCGCACCTCGCACACGACCGTGCGGGGAACCGTTCGGGTGGCGGTCTTCCAGTCCGCGGCGCTGGCGCTCATGCCTACGGCCCTGGCGATGATGACCCGGCAGCACCCCGATGTGCGCGTGGAGATGGTGCAGCGGGAACCCGAGCAGGCCCTGCACGAGACCTGGGCCCGCGACTTCGACCTGGTCATCGCCGAGCAGTACCCCGCGCACTCGACGCCGTGGCTGCCGGGCCTGCACCGGCGCGAGCTGACGACCGACGCCATCCACCTGGCGCTGCCGGCCACGGATGCCGCGCTCTGGCCCGTCGGCACGCTCGCCGAGGCGGGCCGGCTGCCGTGGGTGATGGAACCGCGCGGCACGGCCTCCCGGCACTTCGCCGAGCAGCTCTGCCGCAGCGCCGGTTTCGAGCCCGACGTGCGCTTCGAGACCGCCGACCTGCAGGCGCAGATCCGGTTGATCGAGTCGGGCAACGCGGTGGGCCTGATGCCCGACCTGGTCTGGACCGGGCGCAGCAACACCTGCCGGCTCGAGCCGCTGCCCGGCGACCCGCGCCGCACGATCTTCACGGCCCAACGCGAGGCCGGGTTGGAGGCGCCGGCGCTGCGGGCGTTCCGGGAGATGCTGGCGGGCGCGGCCGAACTGCAGGCCCATAGCGGGCGGGAAGACCCGGCCGGGGCTTAG
- a CDS encoding DUF4229 domain-containing protein — protein MKAVPAWLVFTVLRVLMFAVPFVILLVLGLEGWLAAVLAAIIGLCLSYIFLRNPRNSVSRDLYEVRHRAKEPVHPDAESEDAAVDRAESEQEREQQARAEQELTDQPPNDQRSNLA, from the coding sequence ATGAAAGCTGTTCCAGCGTGGTTGGTGTTCACCGTGCTCCGCGTCCTGATGTTCGCGGTGCCGTTCGTGATCCTGCTCGTGCTGGGACTCGAGGGTTGGCTGGCCGCCGTTCTGGCCGCCATCATCGGCCTCTGCCTGTCGTACATCTTCCTGCGCAACCCGCGAAACAGCGTCTCCCGCGACCTCTATGAGGTGCGGCACCGCGCGAAGGAACCCGTGCACCCCGACGCCGAGTCCGAGGATGCCGCGGTCGACCGGGCCGAATCCGAGCAGGAACGCGAGCAGCAGGCGCGAGCCGAGCAGGAGCTCACGGACCAGCCGCCCAACGACCAGCGCTCCAACCTGGCCTAA
- a CDS encoding PLD nuclease N-terminal domain-containing protein → MFRLLFGLGVVVVILTIYALVDCAVFDRNRIRGLPRWVWVFVIVLIPVIGAVLWLLIGRGRRSSAAGPGARVTRSMAPDDDPDFLRGLDRAKDQEQRIRDLEQELADFDKMDPPDAGPSSHPGTAGVDPKNTDPGDGDQPGRRDA, encoded by the coding sequence ATGTTCCGCCTGTTGTTCGGCCTCGGAGTCGTCGTCGTCATTCTCACCATCTATGCGCTGGTGGATTGCGCGGTGTTCGACCGCAATCGCATACGCGGTCTTCCACGCTGGGTGTGGGTCTTCGTCATAGTCCTCATCCCGGTGATCGGCGCCGTGCTGTGGCTGCTGATCGGCCGCGGACGCCGCAGCAGCGCCGCGGGCCCCGGCGCCCGGGTGACGCGCTCGATGGCTCCGGATGACGACCCCGACTTCCTGCGCGGCCTGGACCGCGCCAAGGACCAGGAACAGCGCATCCGCGACCTGGAGCAGGAACTCGCCGACTTCGACAAGATGGACCCGCCCGACGCCGGGCCGAGCTCGCACCCCGGCACCGCTGGGGTCGACCCGAAGAACACCGACCCCGGTGACGGTGACCAGCCGGGCCGACGGGATGCCTGA